A genome region from Triticum aestivum cultivar Chinese Spring chromosome 2B, IWGSC CS RefSeq v2.1, whole genome shotgun sequence includes the following:
- the LOC123044197 gene encoding uncharacterized protein isoform X2, with translation MSGREVREYTNLSDPKDRKYGKGKDKIDDEDVTFQRMVAKMQDVAGERGGYLHGRGALDSDDLLYLKEQMEAEEDAERLLRRTEKRAFAAFKAAVLADSAPPIPAALRVEPRPKSDIRQRDLLKKIVEIKPKRAKVSSPRQTAEGDRPKQEQEDSVRKMSTPEGENEPSQGPVSFVQPLSKPGDPAEAKSQHAAVSLLGLAYESSDEE, from the exons ATGTCTGGACGTGAGGTTCGTGAGTACACTAACCTCAGCGACCCTAAAG ATAGAAAGTATGGGAAGGGAAAGGACAAGATCGACGATGAGGATGTCACCTTCCAGCGCATGGTAGCAAAG ATGCAGGATGTTGCTGGTGAGCGGGGAGGCTACCTTCATGGGCGAGGAG CATTGGACAGTGATGATTTGCTTTACCTTAAAGAGCAAATGGAGGCTGAGGAAGATGCAGAGCGTCTCCTCCGTCGTACAGAGAAGCGGGCATTTGCTGCCTTTAAG GCAGCAGTTCTAGCTGATTCTGCACCTCCTATTCCTGCGGCTCTTCGCGTCGAGCCTAGACCCAAAAGTGATATAAG GCAACGTGATCTCTTGAAGAAGATTGTTGAGATCAAACCAAAGCGAGCAAAAGTCAGCAGCCCTCGACAAACAGCAGAGGGCGATAGACCTAAGCAGGAACAAGAAGATTCTGTGAGGAAAATGTCTACGCCTGAAGGTGAAAATGAACCGTCTCAAGGGCCAGTCAGCTTTGTGCAACCTCTGTCAAAACCAGGTGATCCAGCGGAGGCCAAGTCGCAGCATGCAGCTGTAAGCTTACTTGGTTTAGCGTATGAGAGTTCGGACGAGGAATAG
- the LOC123044197 gene encoding uncharacterized protein isoform X1: MSGREVREYTNLSDPKDRKYGKGKDKIDDEDVTFQRMVAKMQDVAGERGGYLHGRGALDSDDLLYLKEQMEAEEDAERLLRRTEKRAFAAFKQAAVLADSAPPIPAALRVEPRPKSDIRQRDLLKKIVEIKPKRAKVSSPRQTAEGDRPKQEQEDSVRKMSTPEGENEPSQGPVSFVQPLSKPGDPAEAKSQHAAVSLLGLAYESSDEE, translated from the exons ATGTCTGGACGTGAGGTTCGTGAGTACACTAACCTCAGCGACCCTAAAG ATAGAAAGTATGGGAAGGGAAAGGACAAGATCGACGATGAGGATGTCACCTTCCAGCGCATGGTAGCAAAG ATGCAGGATGTTGCTGGTGAGCGGGGAGGCTACCTTCATGGGCGAGGAG CATTGGACAGTGATGATTTGCTTTACCTTAAAGAGCAAATGGAGGCTGAGGAAGATGCAGAGCGTCTCCTCCGTCGTACAGAGAAGCGGGCATTTGCTGCCTTTAAG CAAGCAGCAGTTCTAGCTGATTCTGCACCTCCTATTCCTGCGGCTCTTCGCGTCGAGCCTAGACCCAAAAGTGATATAAG GCAACGTGATCTCTTGAAGAAGATTGTTGAGATCAAACCAAAGCGAGCAAAAGTCAGCAGCCCTCGACAAACAGCAGAGGGCGATAGACCTAAGCAGGAACAAGAAGATTCTGTGAGGAAAATGTCTACGCCTGAAGGTGAAAATGAACCGTCTCAAGGGCCAGTCAGCTTTGTGCAACCTCTGTCAAAACCAGGTGATCCAGCGGAGGCCAAGTCGCAGCATGCAGCTGTAAGCTTACTTGGTTTAGCGTATGAGAGTTCGGACGAGGAATAG
- the LOC123044197 gene encoding uncharacterized protein isoform X4: MQDVAGERGGYLHGRGALDSDDLLYLKEQMEAEEDAERLLRRTEKRAFAAFKAAVLADSAPPIPAALRVEPRPKSDIRQRDLLKKIVEIKPKRAKVSSPRQTAEGDRPKQEQEDSVRKMSTPEGENEPSQGPVSFVQPLSKPGDPAEAKSQHAAVSLLGLAYESSDEE; this comes from the exons ATGCAGGATGTTGCTGGTGAGCGGGGAGGCTACCTTCATGGGCGAGGAG CATTGGACAGTGATGATTTGCTTTACCTTAAAGAGCAAATGGAGGCTGAGGAAGATGCAGAGCGTCTCCTCCGTCGTACAGAGAAGCGGGCATTTGCTGCCTTTAAG GCAGCAGTTCTAGCTGATTCTGCACCTCCTATTCCTGCGGCTCTTCGCGTCGAGCCTAGACCCAAAAGTGATATAAG GCAACGTGATCTCTTGAAGAAGATTGTTGAGATCAAACCAAAGCGAGCAAAAGTCAGCAGCCCTCGACAAACAGCAGAGGGCGATAGACCTAAGCAGGAACAAGAAGATTCTGTGAGGAAAATGTCTACGCCTGAAGGTGAAAATGAACCGTCTCAAGGGCCAGTCAGCTTTGTGCAACCTCTGTCAAAACCAGGTGATCCAGCGGAGGCCAAGTCGCAGCATGCAGCTGTAAGCTTACTTGGTTTAGCGTATGAGAGTTCGGACGAGGAATAG
- the LOC123044197 gene encoding uncharacterized protein isoform X3 produces the protein MQDVAGERGGYLHGRGALDSDDLLYLKEQMEAEEDAERLLRRTEKRAFAAFKQAAVLADSAPPIPAALRVEPRPKSDIRQRDLLKKIVEIKPKRAKVSSPRQTAEGDRPKQEQEDSVRKMSTPEGENEPSQGPVSFVQPLSKPGDPAEAKSQHAAVSLLGLAYESSDEE, from the exons ATGCAGGATGTTGCTGGTGAGCGGGGAGGCTACCTTCATGGGCGAGGAG CATTGGACAGTGATGATTTGCTTTACCTTAAAGAGCAAATGGAGGCTGAGGAAGATGCAGAGCGTCTCCTCCGTCGTACAGAGAAGCGGGCATTTGCTGCCTTTAAG CAAGCAGCAGTTCTAGCTGATTCTGCACCTCCTATTCCTGCGGCTCTTCGCGTCGAGCCTAGACCCAAAAGTGATATAAG GCAACGTGATCTCTTGAAGAAGATTGTTGAGATCAAACCAAAGCGAGCAAAAGTCAGCAGCCCTCGACAAACAGCAGAGGGCGATAGACCTAAGCAGGAACAAGAAGATTCTGTGAGGAAAATGTCTACGCCTGAAGGTGAAAATGAACCGTCTCAAGGGCCAGTCAGCTTTGTGCAACCTCTGTCAAAACCAGGTGATCCAGCGGAGGCCAAGTCGCAGCATGCAGCTGTAAGCTTACTTGGTTTAGCGTATGAGAGTTCGGACGAGGAATAG